From a single Candidatus Chlorobium masyuteum genomic region:
- a CDS encoding 3-deoxy-D-manno-octulosonic acid transferase, protein MHSSALSIYKLLFPVLLGAAKLLNRLHPRLRTFFTVRKGLFDELEKTAGILSPSTFRMWVHAASVGEFEQARPIIAALKEKHPDIILFVSFLSDSGYNARKNFPDAAAVFYLPPDTAHNAKRLIALLRPDLLLLMRYDFWPNHLLEAKKQGTTLMLAAAVLQTHAPYFKPLLNSFYRTIFHLFDSIYTASEKDSTAFRKLFGCMRVETAGDPRFDQVVLRSRNHARVDHLKPLFENLTVLVAGSVWEKDETMLLDAWQTLAKRPSLIMVPHQVTPENLAHLEADLLKRSLSSVRISQMNGSFDPRRQILIIDQTGYLAELYTVASMAYVGGGFGVNVHNTLEPAVFAIPVLFGPRYHNSPEAEDLAASGGGTVIHNENELAAALKTFTVDSAKRVAAGEIAGRFVRERAGATAIIVTGIEREYAAHKRA, encoded by the coding sequence ATGCACTCTTCCGCCCTCTCTATCTATAAACTCCTCTTTCCGGTTCTTCTCGGTGCGGCGAAACTTCTCAACCGTCTGCATCCGAGACTCCGCACATTTTTTACAGTCCGGAAGGGACTCTTCGATGAGCTCGAAAAAACAGCCGGCATACTCTCCCCTTCCACTTTCAGAATGTGGGTACATGCCGCCTCGGTTGGTGAATTCGAACAGGCCCGGCCTATCATAGCCGCACTGAAAGAGAAACATCCGGATATTATACTGTTTGTCTCCTTTCTTTCCGATTCGGGATACAATGCCAGGAAGAACTTCCCGGATGCTGCGGCAGTCTTCTACCTGCCGCCCGACACCGCACATAATGCAAAGCGATTAATCGCACTGCTCCGCCCTGACCTGCTGCTCCTGATGCGCTACGACTTCTGGCCGAACCATCTGCTCGAAGCAAAAAAACAGGGGACAACACTGATGCTTGCCGCAGCCGTGCTGCAAACGCATGCGCCCTACTTCAAGCCCCTCCTGAACAGCTTCTACCGAACCATTTTTCACCTCTTCGACTCCATCTATACCGCTTCAGAAAAAGACTCCACGGCTTTCAGAAAGCTTTTCGGATGCATGCGCGTGGAAACCGCCGGTGACCCCCGTTTCGACCAGGTGGTTTTGCGAAGCCGGAATCATGCCCGGGTTGATCACCTTAAACCTCTTTTTGAAAACCTGACCGTGCTTGTTGCCGGAAGTGTCTGGGAAAAAGATGAAACCATGCTGCTTGACGCATGGCAAACGCTTGCAAAGAGACCTTCACTCATCATGGTACCGCATCAGGTCACCCCTGAAAACCTTGCACATCTCGAAGCTGATCTGCTGAAACGCTCGCTATCATCGGTCCGTATCTCTCAGATGAACGGTTCGTTTGATCCGCGCCGGCAGATTCTCATCATTGACCAGACCGGCTATCTGGCAGAACTCTATACCGTTGCATCAATGGCCTATGTAGGAGGAGGATTCGGTGTCAATGTCCATAACACGCTCGAACCGGCAGTCTTTGCCATCCCGGTACTCTTCGGTCCCCGTTACCACAACTCACCTGAAGCCGAAGATCTGGCGGCGAGCGGAGGCGGAACCGTCATTCATAACGAGAACGAACTTGCCGCTGCCCTGAAAACCTTTACTGTTGACAGCGCAAAAAGAGTCGCTGCCGGAGAGATTGCCGGAAGATTCGTCAGAGAGCGAGCCGGAGCGACGGCCATCATTGTAACCGGTATCGAAAGGGAGTACGCTGCTCATAAAAGGGCATAA
- a CDS encoding DUF4293 domain-containing protein, translating to MLARIQTLYLFLAGLLAIASMMFPFWSFSTATLFFVTDFTSYPEAGIMQVTSNFAAGIFSPLTAIVAIAAIFLYKKRALQKKLILLGILLFACDLLSGLAAAHFMNQYFNCTCLTFSHRPEAGLYLLLPEPVLFWLALGGVKKDDKIANAYKRL from the coding sequence ATGTTAGCCAGAATTCAAACCCTCTACCTCTTTCTTGCGGGCCTGCTGGCCATCGCAAGTATGATGTTCCCCTTCTGGAGCTTCAGTACCGCAACACTCTTTTTTGTTACCGATTTCACCTCCTACCCCGAAGCAGGCATCATGCAGGTCACCAGCAACTTTGCTGCCGGCATCTTTTCTCCCCTGACGGCAATCGTTGCCATTGCCGCCATCTTTCTCTATAAAAAAAGAGCGCTGCAGAAAAAACTTATTCTGCTCGGCATCCTGCTCTTCGCTTGCGACCTGCTCTCCGGGCTTGCCGCAGCACACTTCATGAACCAGTATTTCAACTGCACCTGCCTTACCTTCTCCCACAGACCGGAAGCCGGATTATACCTGCTGCTGCCGGAACCGGTTCTTTTCTGGCTGGCCCTCGGCGGAGTAAAAAAGGATGACAAGATTGCCAATGCATACAAAAGACTCTGA
- the pdxA gene encoding 4-hydroxythreonine-4-phosphate dehydrogenase PdxA, which translates to MHTKDSERCRIVCSIGDPHGIGPEIILKSFLKLEQSNHSFLVCGSYSAMEYYRKNLDLPVKLLNVVDKSELQGVGAVQPGILPVLSAAEPETITPGTLSADAGRVAMESLRVAAELCRDGECDALVTAPINKEAIALAGFRESGHTGFLGNMFGVHSPCMMFFDPVLDLKVALATIHVPLKEVPELIGSMDLDRFLLDLARSLKTDFRIAAPHIALLGLNPHASDGGVMGNEEAEIIKPCIERVSDRINIEGPFPSDGFFGAKRYRDYDIVVAMYHDQGLLPFKVLAFDTGVNVTLGLPIVRTSPDHGTSFDIAGKGVASERSFLEASKLAVRIAQNRKQTES; encoded by the coding sequence ATGCATACAAAAGACTCTGAACGATGCCGGATTGTCTGCTCGATTGGTGACCCTCACGGCATCGGTCCGGAAATCATTCTGAAAAGCTTTCTGAAACTGGAGCAATCAAACCACTCTTTTCTTGTTTGCGGCTCCTACAGTGCGATGGAGTATTACAGAAAAAACCTTGATCTGCCGGTAAAACTCCTGAACGTTGTCGATAAATCAGAACTCCAGGGTGTCGGCGCCGTTCAGCCCGGTATTCTGCCGGTACTCTCGGCAGCTGAACCCGAAACCATCACTCCGGGAACCCTTTCTGCTGACGCAGGAAGAGTTGCCATGGAGTCGCTCCGGGTCGCAGCAGAGCTCTGCCGTGACGGCGAATGCGACGCACTGGTTACGGCACCGATCAACAAGGAGGCAATCGCTCTGGCCGGCTTCAGGGAATCAGGCCATACCGGGTTCCTCGGCAACATGTTCGGTGTCCACTCACCATGCATGATGTTCTTTGATCCCGTTCTGGATCTCAAAGTTGCCCTCGCAACGATTCATGTACCCCTCAAAGAGGTACCGGAGTTAATCGGCAGTATGGACCTTGACCGTTTTCTTCTGGATCTCGCCCGGTCACTGAAAACCGATTTCAGGATTGCCGCGCCTCATATCGCCCTGCTTGGGCTCAACCCGCACGCTTCCGACGGCGGTGTGATGGGAAACGAAGAGGCCGAAATCATCAAACCATGCATTGAAAGAGTCTCGGATCGAATCAATATTGAAGGTCCCTTTCCCTCTGATGGTTTTTTCGGTGCAAAAAGGTACCGCGATTACGATATTGTGGTTGCCATGTACCACGACCAGGGACTGCTCCCCTTCAAGGTGCTTGCATTTGACACCGGAGTTAACGTCACACTCGGACTGCCGATTGTACGAACATCACCTGACCATGGCACCAGTTTCGATATTGCAGGTAAAGGAGTTGCATCAGAACGGAGCTTCCTTGAAGCATCGAAGCTCGCCGTCAGGATAGCCCAAAACAGAAAACAGACAGAATCATGA
- a CDS encoding cell division ATP-binding protein FtsE, whose protein sequence is MISFIDAELELDKKTLFKNLNLTIEAGELVYIVGKSGSGKTTLLKSLYMDVRPKKGEIRIAGFSSRTIKKRQIPLLRRKLGIVFQEFRLLEDRNVYDNLAFVLKVTNTKEKMIKDMVMHALGSVGLEHAAKQMPMKLSGGEQQRISIARALVREPLVILADEPTGNLDPDTSLEILDYLKRINQKGIVVLVGTHDYELVRHSPSRTLLISNQNLVETTIEPSATGFRPSLPIG, encoded by the coding sequence ATGATCTCATTTATTGACGCAGAACTTGAACTTGATAAAAAAACCCTGTTTAAAAACCTCAATCTTACCATCGAGGCCGGAGAGCTGGTCTACATTGTCGGCAAAAGCGGCAGCGGCAAAACCACCCTGCTCAAGTCACTCTACATGGATGTGCGCCCGAAAAAAGGAGAGATCCGCATTGCCGGATTCAGCTCCCGAACCATAAAAAAACGGCAGATCCCTCTCCTTCGCAGAAAGCTCGGTATTGTTTTTCAGGAGTTCCGACTGCTCGAAGACCGCAATGTCTACGACAATCTCGCTTTTGTGCTCAAAGTAACCAACACAAAGGAAAAAATGATCAAGGATATGGTCATGCATGCGCTCGGAAGCGTGGGACTTGAGCATGCCGCCAAACAGATGCCCATGAAGCTGTCAGGCGGTGAACAGCAGAGAATCTCCATAGCCCGTGCGCTGGTGCGCGAACCCCTCGTCATCCTCGCAGACGAACCGACCGGAAACCTCGACCCCGATACCTCGCTTGAGATTCTCGACTACCTGAAACGGATCAACCAGAAAGGGATCGTTGTTCTTGTCGGCACCCACGACTACGAACTGGTCCGCCACTCCCCCTCCAGAACCCTTCTGATCTCCAATCAGAACCTGGTTGAAACCACTATCGAACCCTCCGCCACCGGCTTCCGCCCCTCTCTCCCCATCGGATAG
- a CDS encoding ParD-like family protein: MGIPVRIDETLYEQAKIQARAEHRTIAGQVEFWAMIGRTALDNPDLPIDFIQDLLIVLAEGKVNSTPFNHPSRL, encoded by the coding sequence ATGGGAATACCGGTACGAATAGATGAAACCTTGTACGAACAAGCAAAAATCCAGGCCAGGGCAGAGCATCGGACCATTGCCGGACAGGTTGAGTTTTGGGCAATGATCGGACGGACAGCTCTCGACAATCCTGATTTGCCCATCGATTTCATTCAGGATCTTCTGATTGTGCTGGCTGAAGGAAAGGTGAACTCAACACCATTTAACCACCCTTCTCGCTTATGA
- a CDS encoding DUF2442 domain-containing protein encodes MLEVTKAEYIEEYRIKITFNNAASGVVDLKDALRGSMFEKLKDYNTFRKFEVSDVVHTIRWENDADLAPEYLYQKMVEQSTALRIKEAPSAYNGTLGELYDGWAKHVLLLPSVVEEFHRQFCSYLDSADTLFLIRYVAGQKRGQIEPTDFGQLLRPTDNSPAWWIHYQLFSGHFRQYASFNSFIESVPSHMFQVRLPESINKAGWHVAHIFDVKDRDVHFRRWDRKELVRRFARNIHPCNYFYLPKYEWQRHGSNPTVIAFFYEQFKSIYRTIWEDFLRLVDSTPLLISVGVGEYRYAFSANKTDQCSAPGAGEDPCAELNECVAKYPHYRLCFKADVIESLGINDRFCIVSNAGTFIMTKREFYETFPKVRESKSYWLPCGYHYPNPPRRALQFKVERFRLATQQD; translated from the coding sequence ATGTTAGAAGTTACTAAGGCTGAATACATAGAGGAGTACCGGATAAAGATTACGTTTAACAACGCGGCAAGCGGGGTGGTTGATCTGAAGGACGCGCTGCGGGGCTCTATGTTTGAAAAACTGAAAGATTACAACACATTCAGGAAATTCGAAGTCTCGGATGTTGTCCATACTATCAGGTGGGAAAATGATGCAGACCTTGCACCAGAGTATCTGTATCAGAAAATGGTTGAACAAAGTACGGCGTTAAGAATCAAAGAAGCACCATCGGCATACAATGGAACTCTGGGCGAGTTGTACGATGGTTGGGCAAAGCATGTACTTCTGTTACCATCTGTCGTAGAAGAGTTCCATAGACAATTCTGTTCCTATCTGGACTCTGCAGATACTCTGTTTCTCATTCGTTATGTGGCTGGTCAGAAACGTGGTCAAATCGAACCAACAGATTTTGGCCAGCTGTTGCGCCCAACAGACAATTCCCCAGCGTGGTGGATTCACTACCAGCTCTTTTCGGGTCATTTTCGGCAGTATGCATCATTTAATTCATTTATTGAGTCAGTCCCCAGCCATATGTTTCAAGTCCGTTTACCGGAAAGTATCAATAAGGCTGGATGGCACGTTGCGCATATTTTCGATGTCAAAGATAGAGATGTCCATTTTCGCCGATGGGATCGTAAAGAGCTGGTGAGAAGGTTTGCTCGCAATATTCACCCTTGCAACTACTTCTACCTTCCAAAGTATGAATGGCAGCGTCACGGGAGCAATCCAACAGTTATTGCATTTTTTTATGAACAGTTCAAATCGATCTATCGAACAATATGGGAAGACTTCCTGAGGCTGGTGGACAGCACGCCGTTGCTTATCTCGGTCGGGGTGGGCGAATACAGATACGCATTTTCAGCCAACAAGACAGACCAGTGCAGTGCCCCTGGGGCTGGAGAGGATCCATGTGCAGAATTGAACGAATGTGTTGCGAAATACCCACACTATAGGTTGTGCTTCAAAGCTGATGTGATTGAGTCACTGGGCATAAACGACAGGTTTTGCATAGTATCAAATGCTGGAACCTTTATCATGACCAAACGCGAGTTTTACGAGACATTCCCCAAAGTAAGAGAATCCAAGAGTTATTGGCTGCCTTGTGGGTATCATTACCCGAATCCGCCTCGGCGGGCATTGCAATTCAAGGTTGAACGGTTTCGACTTGCTACCCAGCAGGATTAG
- a CDS encoding DUF3375 domain-containing protein, with the protein MTLDYSTLNLLRQNHPAWRLLCAQHAPLVAGFLHRVFIVPNVRILSQADLVEALEDELFNLRQQQASDPFPGTAQSYLNDWADNEKGWLRKFYPDGTDEPHFDLTASTEKALSWLESLTERAFVGTESRLLTLFELLRQMSTGSETDPEVRLAELQKRRDDIDAEIERTLAGEISLLDDTSLKDRFQQFLQLARELLTDFREVEHNFRRLDRRVRERIALWEGSKGELLEEIMGERDTIADSDQGKSFRAFWDFLMSQSRQEELSLLLEVVLSLPPVISMHPDSRLRRVHYDWLEAGEHTQRTVARLSEQLRRFLDDKAWLENRRIMDILHEIETHALDVREDLFPPGAFMPLDSSSAAIELPFERALYRPPFKPLIAGVALDEGDAEIDTAILYAQVVVDRAELLRNIRMELQSRSQITLGEVVARHPLRNGLAELVVLLQLASEWPRTAVDEGVEEQVTWQTGTGVTREATLPRIILLRNG; encoded by the coding sequence ATGACTCTCGACTACTCCACCCTGAACCTGCTCCGTCAGAACCACCCTGCCTGGCGCCTGTTGTGCGCCCAGCATGCTCCGCTGGTGGCCGGTTTTCTGCACAGGGTCTTTATTGTGCCCAATGTGCGGATACTCTCGCAGGCTGATCTTGTCGAGGCGCTTGAAGATGAACTGTTTAACCTGCGTCAGCAACAGGCTTCCGACCCCTTTCCCGGTACAGCTCAAAGCTACCTGAATGACTGGGCCGACAACGAGAAGGGGTGGCTGCGCAAATTTTATCCTGACGGAACGGATGAGCCTCACTTTGACCTGACGGCTTCAACCGAAAAGGCACTCTCATGGCTGGAGAGTTTGACTGAGCGCGCTTTTGTAGGAACAGAGTCGCGCCTTCTTACCCTGTTTGAACTCTTGCGTCAAATGAGCACGGGAAGCGAGACCGACCCTGAAGTGCGCCTGGCCGAACTGCAAAAACGCCGTGACGATATTGATGCAGAGATTGAGCGCACGCTTGCCGGTGAGATATCTCTGCTTGATGATACCAGCCTGAAAGACCGGTTCCAGCAGTTTCTGCAGCTCGCCCGTGAGTTATTAACCGATTTTCGCGAGGTTGAACATAACTTTCGCCGGCTCGACCGCCGCGTGCGTGAGCGCATCGCTCTTTGGGAAGGCTCAAAAGGTGAGCTGCTTGAAGAGATTATGGGTGAACGTGATACCATCGCCGATTCTGATCAGGGAAAAAGTTTCCGTGCATTCTGGGATTTTCTCATGTCGCAATCCCGCCAAGAGGAGTTAAGCCTGCTTCTCGAAGTGGTACTGAGCTTGCCGCCTGTTATTTCAATGCACCCCGACAGCCGTCTTCGACGCGTTCATTACGACTGGCTGGAGGCCGGTGAGCATACCCAGCGCACAGTGGCCCGGCTTTCCGAGCAGTTGCGCCGCTTTCTTGATGACAAGGCGTGGCTTGAAAATCGCCGAATCATGGACATTCTGCACGAAATCGAAACCCATGCCCTTGATGTGCGCGAAGACCTCTTCCCTCCAGGTGCATTTATGCCTCTCGACAGCTCCTCTGCTGCCATCGAACTTCCGTTCGAAAGAGCCCTTTATCGCCCTCCATTCAAACCATTGATTGCCGGAGTAGCGCTCGATGAAGGGGATGCAGAGATTGATACCGCCATTCTCTACGCACAGGTGGTGGTTGACCGCGCCGAGCTGCTGCGAAATATCCGCATGGAGCTTCAATCGCGCAGCCAGATCACCCTCGGAGAGGTTGTTGCGCGCCATCCTTTGCGTAACGGTCTTGCCGAACTGGTTGTATTGCTGCAACTGGCCAGTGAATGGCCCCGGACAGCCGTCGATGAAGGGGTAGAGGAACAGGTAACATGGCAAACCGGGACAGGTGTGACCAGAGAGGCAACCTTGCCGCGTATTATACTATTAAGAAACGGATAA
- a CDS encoding DUF4194 domain-containing protein — protein sequence MNHHTDIEPGRPGYPAQELASIVIPLLKGVIYQEESPALWIALLNLQASVRDYVAVLGLELTFDEAEGYAFLRSRSDNETEGTNTAPRLIARRQLSYPVSLLLALLRKKLAEFDAGGGDTRLIMSLDEVVELIRIFLPPASNEVKLIDQVDATLNKIADLGFIRRLRGERQMIEVRRIIKAFIDAQWLADFDKRLNEYLERPAQPMEGSDE from the coding sequence ATGAACCACCATACAGATATTGAACCTGGCCGACCGGGTTATCCGGCACAGGAACTTGCGTCCATTGTGATCCCCCTTTTGAAAGGAGTGATCTACCAGGAGGAGAGCCCTGCTTTATGGATCGCTTTGCTCAACCTGCAAGCTTCTGTTCGGGATTACGTGGCAGTGCTTGGTCTGGAATTGACGTTCGACGAGGCGGAAGGATATGCTTTTTTGCGCTCTCGCTCTGACAACGAAACAGAGGGCACAAACACCGCTCCACGACTGATAGCTCGCCGTCAACTCAGCTACCCGGTCAGCCTGCTGCTCGCGTTGCTTCGCAAAAAACTTGCCGAATTTGATGCCGGAGGCGGCGACACCCGCCTGATTATGTCACTGGACGAGGTAGTTGAGTTGATCCGGATTTTTCTGCCCCCCGCCAGCAATGAGGTCAAATTGATCGATCAGGTTGATGCCACGCTCAACAAAATCGCCGATCTTGGCTTTATCCGTCGTTTGCGGGGTGAACGGCAGATGATTGAAGTTCGCCGCATTATAAAGGCCTTTATTGACGCGCAGTGGCTGGCCGATTTTGATAAGCGCCTCAACGAATACCTGGAGCGACCTGCGCAACCAATGGAGGGAAGTGATGAGTAA
- a CDS encoding ATP-binding protein, which translates to MSKELEFGFVADDRLAGFRLQRLEVFNWGTFDGRVWTLKLGGRNGLLTGDIGSGKSTLVDAVTTLLVPSQHIAYNKAAGADNRERTLRSYVLGYFKSERQENLGGGAKPVALRELNSYSVILGVFHNEGYDKTVTLAQIFWMKDAAQPARLYAVCERDLSIAADFSSFGTEISTLRKRLRGSGIEMFESFPKYGAWFRRRFGIENEQALDLFHQTVSLKSVGNLTDFVRNHMLEPFTVEPRIAALIQHFEDLNRAHEAVLKAKRQIEMLGPLVADCDTHQTMAERAEELRASREALRPWFASLKLELLEKRHASLQDELNRHHIAIERLDTERRARQERDRELRRTIAENGGDRIESISSEILLKQEDLERRTQKASRYEKLVRQLEEHPATTAEEFHLQRIGHTAMLEATAEAEASVQNDLNESGVLFTQGRNKHEQLSAEIKSLKARMSNIDEKQIAMRRSLCTALNIAEAGMPFGGELLQVREEEKLWEGAIERVLRNFGLSLLVPDQHYQKVAEWVDKTHLKGRLVYFRVRQHTRSNEQLPDHPVSLSRKLAIKADSPYYDWIEREVAHRFDLVCCMNQEEFRREKKAITLAGQIKSPGERHEKDDRHRLDDRSHYVLGWSNTAKIAVLEAEATRQKNELADLAGRISTLQQEQTTLKERLKTLSKLDEYPDFRDLDWQPVAFAIAKLETEKRELEATSNILQTLTAQLAALEEKLKETERQLDDRKDKRSKIEQKIIINSESQEQTRTLLDEAGPESAERFALLQQMRTEAFSDQSLTVESSDNREREMRDWLQTKIDSEDKKLSRLGEKIIRAMTEYKEEWKLETREVDVNIAAGFEYRSMFAQLQADDLPRFESRFKDLLNENTIREVANFQSQLARERETIKERITLINESLTQIDYNPGRYISLEAQMNLDLDIREFQSELRACTEGSLTGSDDAQYSEAKFLQVRRIIDRFRGREAYADLDRRWTAKVTDVRNWFVFAASERWREDNTEHEHYADSGGKSGGQKEKLAYTVLAASLAYQFGLEWGAVRSRSFRFVVIDEAFGRGSDESAQYGLQLFAQLNLQLLIVTPLQKIHIIEPFVSSVGFVHNAEGRSSVLRNLSIEEYQAEKEKALE; encoded by the coding sequence ATGAGTAAAGAACTTGAATTTGGCTTTGTTGCTGATGACCGGCTGGCTGGTTTTCGCCTGCAGCGCCTTGAGGTTTTCAACTGGGGCACCTTTGATGGACGGGTCTGGACGCTCAAACTTGGTGGAAGGAACGGACTCCTCACGGGAGATATCGGTTCGGGAAAATCGACACTGGTTGATGCCGTAACCACCCTTTTGGTACCCAGCCAGCACATAGCCTACAACAAGGCAGCAGGTGCCGATAACCGTGAACGAACGCTCCGCTCCTACGTGCTCGGCTACTTCAAGTCGGAGCGGCAGGAGAATCTCGGAGGTGGAGCCAAACCGGTTGCCCTGCGGGAACTCAACAGTTATTCGGTGATTCTCGGCGTCTTTCATAATGAGGGGTACGACAAAACCGTAACCCTCGCGCAAATTTTCTGGATGAAGGATGCTGCTCAACCTGCCCGTCTTTATGCTGTATGTGAACGTGACTTATCCATCGCTGCCGATTTTTCATCGTTTGGCACGGAAATCTCAACCCTGCGCAAACGGTTGCGTGGCTCAGGCATTGAGATGTTTGAAAGCTTCCCCAAATACGGTGCATGGTTCCGGCGGCGCTTTGGCATCGAAAATGAGCAGGCACTTGACCTCTTTCATCAAACCGTTTCGCTCAAGTCAGTGGGAAACCTGACCGATTTCGTGCGAAACCACATGCTTGAACCCTTCACGGTCGAACCACGCATTGCCGCCCTTATCCAGCATTTCGAAGATCTCAACCGCGCACACGAAGCTGTTCTTAAAGCCAAACGACAGATTGAGATGCTTGGGCCACTGGTGGCTGATTGCGACACTCACCAGACAATGGCGGAAAGAGCCGAAGAGCTTCGAGCCTCCCGTGAAGCCCTGCGCCCCTGGTTTGCATCGCTTAAACTCGAACTGCTCGAAAAACGCCATGCATCGCTTCAGGATGAGCTGAACCGTCACCATATCGCCATTGAGCGCCTTGACACAGAGCGCCGCGCCCGACAGGAACGTGACCGTGAACTGCGCCGAACCATTGCTGAAAACGGCGGCGACAGAATCGAAAGCATTTCGTCCGAGATTCTCCTGAAACAGGAAGATCTTGAACGGCGTACACAAAAAGCGTCCCGATACGAAAAACTTGTACGTCAGCTTGAGGAGCATCCAGCAACAACTGCCGAGGAGTTTCATCTTCAGCGTATCGGTCACACTGCCATGCTCGAAGCGACTGCTGAAGCTGAAGCAAGTGTTCAAAACGATCTTAACGAGTCAGGAGTCCTCTTTACACAGGGGCGCAATAAGCATGAGCAACTCAGTGCAGAGATCAAAAGCCTGAAAGCGCGCATGAGCAATATTGATGAAAAACAGATTGCCATGCGCCGTTCGCTTTGCACTGCCTTGAATATCGCGGAAGCCGGGATGCCGTTTGGAGGTGAGCTGCTCCAGGTACGTGAAGAGGAGAAGCTCTGGGAAGGAGCCATTGAGCGAGTGCTCCGCAACTTCGGACTCTCGCTGCTGGTGCCCGACCAACACTACCAGAAAGTGGCGGAATGGGTTGACAAAACCCACCTGAAAGGACGTCTTGTCTATTTCAGGGTACGCCAGCACACCCGCAGCAACGAACAGTTGCCGGATCATCCCGTTTCACTGTCACGCAAGCTCGCCATCAAGGCCGACTCACCTTACTATGACTGGATTGAACGTGAAGTGGCTCATCGTTTCGATCTGGTCTGCTGCATGAATCAGGAGGAGTTCCGGAGAGAGAAAAAAGCGATAACCCTGGCAGGGCAGATCAAGTCGCCGGGTGAACGCCACGAAAAGGATGACCGCCACCGCCTTGACGACCGCAGCCATTACGTACTCGGATGGAGCAATACTGCCAAAATTGCGGTACTGGAAGCAGAGGCCACGCGGCAGAAAAATGAGCTTGCCGACCTTGCCGGACGCATAAGCACATTGCAGCAGGAGCAAACCACACTCAAGGAGCGCCTGAAAACACTCTCCAAGCTTGACGAATATCCCGATTTCCGCGATCTCGACTGGCAGCCGGTAGCATTTGCCATTGCCAAACTCGAAACAGAAAAACGAGAACTTGAAGCAACATCAAATATTCTGCAAACTCTGACCGCACAGCTTGCCGCGCTCGAAGAAAAGCTGAAGGAGACGGAGCGGCAACTGGACGACCGAAAGGATAAACGCTCAAAAATCGAGCAAAAAATCATCATCAACAGTGAATCGCAAGAGCAGACCCGAACGCTGCTTGACGAAGCTGGCCCTGAATCAGCCGAACGATTCGCACTGCTCCAGCAGATGCGCACCGAAGCTTTCAGTGACCAGTCACTGACGGTTGAATCCTCCGACAATCGCGAGCGGGAGATGCGTGACTGGCTTCAGACAAAGATTGACTCCGAGGACAAAAAGCTCTCTCGGCTCGGCGAAAAGATCATCAGGGCGATGACCGAATACAAGGAGGAGTGGAAGCTCGAAACCAGGGAGGTGGATGTCAACATTGCCGCAGGGTTTGAATATCGCTCAATGTTTGCCCAACTCCAGGCTGACGATCTTCCTCGATTCGAGAGTCGCTTCAAGGATCTGCTTAACGAAAACACCATCCGTGAAGTTGCCAATTTTCAGTCGCAACTGGCCCGCGAGCGTGAAACCATCAAGGAGCGCATTACCCTTATCAATGAATCGCTCACGCAAATCGACTACAATCCGGGCCGCTACATCAGCCTTGAAGCACAGATGAACCTTGATCTTGACATTCGTGAATTTCAGTCTGAGCTGCGAGCCTGCACCGAAGGCTCACTGACCGGCTCGGATGACGCACAGTACTCCGAGGCAAAATTCCTCCAGGTACGGCGTATCATCGACCGATTCCGTGGACGTGAAGCCTATGCTGACCTCGACCGGCGCTGGACTGCCAAAGTGACCGATGTACGCAACTGGTTTGTCTTTGCCGCCAGCGAGCGGTGGCGCGAAGATAACACCGAACATGAACACTACGCTGACTCGGGGGGTAAATCCGGCGGACAGAAAGAGAAACTCGCCTATACGGTGCTTGCCGCCAGCCTCGCCTATCAATTCGGCCTTGAATGGGGCGCAGTGCGCTCACGTTCCTTCCGCTTTGTGGTTATTGACGAAGCCTTCGGACGCGGCTCCGACGAGTCAGCGCAGTACGGCCTGCAACTCTTCGCCCAGCTCAACCTGCAACTGCTCATTGTCACACCGTTGCAGAAAATCCATATCATCGAACCGTTTGTATCCAGTGTCGGGTTTGTGCACAACGCGGAGGGACGCTCTTCGGTACTGCGCAACCTCAGCATCGAAGAGTACCAAGCCGAAAAAGAGAAAGCACTCGAATGA